The region TGCTCTACAGGGCCACCATGACGCTGACTGTTGCAGGTAACCTCTGAACGTTTCACACGGTACGCTCAGCAGTCGGGTCAGATGAGCTGCTGCCGTCCAGGAAGTACCAGCTGAAGGAGATTCATGTGAAAACTACAAGTCACacaaaaccagaaaataaataaacacctgAACCCGGGAGGTCCAGGtggattatgggaagaagggACACCTGGGGCCAGGGTGGATTATGGGAAAAAGGGACGCCTGGGGCCAGGGtggattatgggaagaagggACGCCTGGGTCCAGGGtggattatgggaagaagggACGCCTGGGTCCAGGGtggattatgggaagaagggACGCCTGGGGCCAGGGtggattatgggaagaagggACGCCTGGGGCCAGGGtggattatgggaagaagggACGCCTGGGGCCAGGGtggattatgggaagaagggACACCTGGGGCCAGGGtggattatgggaagaagggACACCTGGGGCCAGGGtggattatgggaagaagggACGCCTGGGGCCAGGGtggattatgggaagaagggACACCTGGGGCCAGGGtggattatgggaagaagggACGCCTGGGGCCAGGGtggattatgggaagaagggACGCCTGGGGCCAGGGtggattatgggaagaagggACGCCTGGGGCCAGGGtggattatgggaagaagggACGCCTGGGGCCAGGGtggattatgggaagaagggACGCCTGGGGCCAGGGtggattatgggaagaagggACACCTGGGGCCAGGGtggattatgggaagaagggACACCTGGGGCCAGGGtggattatgggaagaagggACGCCTGGGGCCAGGGtggattatgggaagaagggACACCTGGGGCCAGGGtggattatgggaagaagggACGCCTGGGGCCAGGGtggattatgggaagaagggACGCCTGGGGCCAGGGtggattatgggaagaagggACGCCTGGGGCCAGGGtggattatgggaagaagggACGCCTGGGGCCAGGGtggattatgggaagaagggACGCCTGGGGCCAGGGtggattatgggaagaagggACGCCTGGGGCCAGGGTGGCGGTCCAGACGACGTTCTGCTTGGGTCCttctatccaccttatttttgagCTGTGGACccagcttctgtttttttgtgccaTTAGCCTGACTGAACTGGTAAACTGTCGCggcaacatttccaaaaatcAATGTATGGAATGTTTGGTGCCAGAGCCTCACATGTTCATGACTGAGAGGATGACATGAAGAAGTGGCTTCATAACCAACGAGGACGTGTTTAACCATCTGTGTCCTTCACTTGGTGCGGACGGCTCTGCAGGGAATGTACCGAGGCGAACCTCCACAGTGGAAGAGTTAGCACGCCGTTAATAAACAGCAACATGGATGACCTGGTGttcatggaggctgatgtccgTTCAAGCTAAAGCAAGTCTGACGTTcactctgctggatcctgactGCATCATTCAGCTCTACTGAGGTTCTGGTGCTGCGGCTCCAGGGGAAGTCCTGCAGTCAGGCAGCGGCTGAAACAGAAACATACTGGCTGTTGCCTCGTTGTGATTGGATAGCTGGTCAGTTAATTTTACAAAAGATAGCTGTGCTAAATGTTTGGGATTGAACTGATGTTATAATTGGATATCAAAACGTCCAAACGGCTGGCTTGAAGTTTGAAACTGTACCAGTCTGATGTGATCTCAAAGCTCTTAATGCAAGCTTGTCACGTTAAAATGTAAGTTAGCTGTAGAATgaagctgtaactttatttcttttttatctgttAGGGTATCAGAGGTGGGGTGAAGGAAGTAGGGCGCCTCACATCTACAGCTCATGTTTACAGTCGataattaaaacacataaaCCGTCTTTTCCAGCAGTAATTATGACAACCTCTACCTGGAGACGTGAAGTCATAATGAGCAGTAATTTTGTACGAAGTCTTGTTGCGTTAGCCGCTTTTCAGCCAGccagtgacaggaagtgaccgACAGGAAGTCTCACACAGAAAAACATCAGCTCGCTGTGTCCATATTTCCGTTAAAATAAATGGATGCAGGAGGATGTGAGCTGGACGGGATCCTCTCCTAAGCATTGCTGCAGAGCCGTTCATGGAAACTGTAAATCCTGACGGCTGCTTCTGCAGGACGCCAAAGGGAAGCAGACGGGTTGAGGAAGAGTGTGAGGAGCAACCAGCTGGAGGCGAGCATCAGTAGAATGTGCAACTCGTGAAGGTTCCACCTGGTAAACCTGCAGAACTTAAAAGTTCTGCTGCCCACAGCTTGGAGCCAGATACCGGGCCCATCGTCAGGGTCTGGAGGGGTCCACACCTCGACGGGTCAGGGCGGTTATGGCGGCTAGCGGAGAAACAACACGGTTTTAGTcaggtggtcataatgttatgcctggtGTACGCATGCAGGAGCGGACACAGAAGGTTCTACCTCAGTGCGTCTCTGTTCTCTGCAGGAACCTGCTACTCGCTGTACTGGCTGCTCGTTGCCTCCATGCCGCAGAAGAAGGCGTGAGGATGGAGACGGATCTGCAGGCAGCCGCCCGGCTCTAAACTTCCTgcgtgtgattcctctgtaccCAGCATCCATCTCTGCACCCAGCATCCATCTCTGCACCCAGCATCCATCTCTGCACCCAGCATCCATCTCTGCACCCAGCATCCATCTCTGCACCCAGCATCCATCTCTGTACCCAGCATCCATCTCTGCACCCAGCATCCATCTCTGTACCCAGCATCCATCTCTGCACCCAGCATCCATCTCTGCACCCAGCATCCATCTCTGCACCCAGCATCCATCTCTGCACCCAGCATCCATCTCTGTACCCAGCATCCATCTCTGCACCCAGCATCCATCTCTGTACCCAGCATCCATCTCTGTACCCAGCATCCATCTCTGTACCCAGCATCCATCTCTGCACCCAGCATCCATCTCTGCACCCAGCATCCATCTCTGTACCCAGCATCCATCTCTGTACCCAGCATCCATCTCTGCACCCAGCATCCATCTCTGCACCCAGCATCCATCTCTGTACCCAGCATCCATCTCTGCACCCAGCATCCATCTCTGCACCCAGCATCCATCTCTGCACCCAGCATCCATCTCTGCACCCAGCATCCATCTCTGCACCCAGCATCCATCTCTGCACCCAGCATCCATCTCTGCACCCAGCATCCATCTCTGCACCCAGCATCCATCTCTGCAGCGATGCTCATGTCACAACAGGAGACAATAAACCTGCTCAGAGTTCTTGTCTCTCTTTGGTTTCTGCTTGtgttataaaaacagaaaagaatagaaactcctttattgtcccacggTGGGGAAATCCAGGCGTGACAAGCTGCAAAAAGCACAGACAGGttataatatgaataaacagtaaaattaagGTTAAGTTGTAAAGCAGAATAGGAAAATACTCATCAGCGGAGGAGGAAATACTGCACCGTTATTAATATTcagaaaaattttaaatattcaagttaaagaGAGGAAAGACAGCAGCTGATTTACGCAGCGATGGAGCTGACAGTGCAGCAGCATCTCAGTTCCTCCGACCGAAATATCAAATATGCAAACATGATTTTAGTATTTTCTTTACATcctgatgtaatattttatacAGTCTGATTATGATCATATTTAACCTAAAAAGCAGAGATAATCTCTGATAGACAGTCAGGTAATATAAATAGTTAAGAGTTAATGTGAAAGCGTCAGACCATGGGAACTATGGagagcgccacctgctggtcaGGCGTAgcgaaaaaaaaacagtttttacactTTCTGTGTCTTTGACACTTCATATTTGAACATCACATTTAGTCTCATTAGTCTTTGTAACAAGGAGACATTTTGtggatttgttcctttttatttagctatttatttcaaacacgagaagcaaacaaaacaacagcaacaaaaattaaatgaataactaaatgaataaataaagctaACAAGGAAAAGAGCCCTGAGTAACAGCCAAACAATAAGTAGAGTAAAACTAACACGTCCAGAAGGAAAGGCTTATTTATTCCATCTGCTACGTTAATAATTACCAAATGATTTTATCGGTGGTTATCATTTTAGCAATGGAGGAGCGGTGAGGGAGGACATGTCCCCAGAGCTGGACACGTCTCTGAGGGACACCGTCTCTGAGGGACACCGTCTCTGAGGGACACGTCTCTGAGGGACACCGTCTCTGAGGGACACGTCTCTGAGGGACACCGTCTCTGAGGGACACCGTCTCTGAGGGACACAGGCTGGCTGGCATGAAATGTTCTGCTCTGCTAAACAGAAGGTTGTTCAAATACTGATGGTTTCACCAGGACATCCAGTAGTTGGTGGAGAACCTCTAGATGTTCACAGACCAACTGATTGTTCCAGATGATGATCCGTTTCTGCTCTCCTGGCGGCGTAACGAGAGACGGAGGTAAGGCGGCTTGGCTCTAGAAAGTAGGACAGGAACACATTCATTCCTCAGCTCTCCCACCTTTATTCTGTGGCAAAGCAGGAGCTTCATCTGCAGGGTCCATTGTAATCCTTCTACTGAGACCAGCTTTCCAGGGAATCTCTCCTGGTTCCTGTTATCCTGGTCCAAAATGTCACTTTTTCTTGGTGCCACTCGTTTCCTGGTATCGATGCACTTCTAAGATGATTCAGGTGGTCTTCAAACCTTCTGAACATTCTGGAAGGCAGCAGATTATCATCCAGGCAGGACAAACCGTCGTCCAGCCAGACACTCCTCCATGGACCTTCTGCTGGTGCCGATGAAAACCCAACATGTCTTCTCACCATCGTCTCTGGCAGGATGAGCTAAGTGACCAACACTCAACACCTGATAGCAGCAACTAACTTTTCTGTGAttaatacaacctgactttgatccattttaaataaactgataaattagtataaaccaacacactaggaACACCAtcttatataagctaaatgtaattacatcTTTATAGATtgaattacaaataaaagctcattaataatgttcatttattgaacagaaggGATTGACATCAGTCCTTCAGTGATCCACCAAGGAGAACCAACACTAGATGGTTTCTCTATCCAGCAGAATAAACGTAACATCTGCATTTCCAGCGTTCTGATTGGACGATCCCAGCTTGTTGccgtaggatttgtgccccactaTGTCTGCTGAGAGCGTACTGAGCATGCTCTCtgagatttcagatgttcattatttaaacaaatgttggtcAGCCCCAATATTAAGACGCCTCAGGAGGATTTATCTGCTGAGCTGTTagtttctggcagacttagatatttAGACACAGATGTTTATAACAGACTTTTACTGCTAAGGGAATCtgtattttttacaatattactctataaagaacgatcctgcgctgattattgtgaatatagagctccacagcgccacctggtggctccacatgcagagacgccacagcgTCTCACCCATTCATGGGCCCAGGGTGTGATAAATGCAGTGAGTGGATGGCCTGGTTCCTGCAGAAGCCCTGGTGGTGATGAGCTTTCCCTGGTCGAGGACTGAAGACCAGGAACTTTGGGTCTGGCTGTTTAGCAGGTCCTGTATGCTGGGATGACCTGCATGCAGACGCCATGACACTAAAGTCTCTCTCAGTTTTCTCTGAAGCACCGTCGATTCCCTGCATGGCCACCTGATTTGTGGCACACTTGAATAATCATCAG is a window of Fundulus heteroclitus isolate FHET01 unplaced genomic scaffold, MU-UCD_Fhet_4.1 scaffold_44, whole genome shotgun sequence DNA encoding:
- the LOC118560528 gene encoding collagen alpha-2(XI) chain-like; protein product: MGRRDAWGQGGLWEEGTPGARVDYGKKGRLGPGWIMGRRDTWGQGGLWEEGTPGARVDYGKKGRLGPGWIMGRRDTWGQGGLWEEGTPGARVDYGKKGRLGPGWIMGRRDAWGQGGLWEEGTPGARVDYGKKGRLGPGWIMGRRDTWGQGGLWEEGTPGARVDYGKKGRLGPGWIMGRRDTWGQGGLWEEGTPGARVDYGKKGRLGPGWIMGRRDAWGQGGLWEEGTPGARVDYGKKGRLGPGWIMGRRDAWGQGGGPDDVLLGSFYPPYF